The Mycolicibacterium mucogenicum DSM 44124 genomic sequence GCCAACCGGCTAAGCCAGCGTTCCGATACCGACATCGTCATGGTCAACCCTCGGCCGCATTTCGTCGAGCGAATTCGTCTGCACCAGTTGGTGGCCGGCAATGACGACGCCGTGCAGGACTACGCGACGGTGCTGACCGACCGCGCCAAGCTGGTGGTCGACTCCGTCACGCGCATCGACGCCGCCAGCCGTCAACTGCACCTGGCTTCGGGAGCCACGATGGGCTACGACTACCTGGTATATGCCGTTGGCAGCACCGCACCGCTGCCCGATGCGGTGCCCGGTGCCCGCGACCACGCCGTCCCGCTTGGTGAATATGAAGCGGCGCAACGGCTTACACAACGCCTGTCCGATGTCCCGTTGCAGGCGCCCATCGTAGTCGTCGGCGGAGGTCTGACCGGGATTGAAGCGGCGTCTGAGTTCGCCGAGGCCGGCCGACGCGTCACATTGGTCACCGGTGCCTTGGGCCCGTCGCTGGCAAAGGGGGGCCGCCGCTCGGTGGCGAAACGCCTGAAGATGCTGGGCGTCAACGTGGTAGAGAACGCCACCGTCACCCAGGTGCACGCGGATCGAATCACGTTGCGCGACGGCACAGACTTGCCCAGTGCAGCGACGGTGTGGACAGCTGGTTTCGGTGTACCGAACCTTGCCGCCGCGAGCGGCCTGACCACTGACCGGCTCGGCCGGCTGCTCACCGACGAGACCCTCACCAGCGTCGATGATTCCTCGATCATCGCCGCTGGCGACGCCGCCTCCCCGTCGGGTGTGCCGTTTCGGATGAGCTGCCAGCTCGCCATGCCGCTGGCCTCACACGCCGCCGACACCCTCCTGGCCCGCCTGGAGGGCAAGAAACCCACGAACCTGAACCCTGCCTCAGTGGGTCAGTGCATCAGCCTGGGCCGCCACGCCGGCACCATTCAAATGTCGCATTTCAATGATGTTGCCATGCCGATGCATCTCGGCGGGCGCCTCGCGGCCACCATCAAAGAGCAAGTGTGCAAGGGCACTGTGTCGTTCTTGATCAAGGAGGCTCGTAAGCCGGGTAGCTACTTCTGGCCCAAAGGCGGTAAGAGACAACAGAATCTACAGAAGGGTGCGGCACATGTCTGAGGTCATGGAAAGGCTCACGAAGGCCATGACGGTCATCCAGTCCGTCACACCGCCGATCATCCCCCAGGACGCCGATGCGATGACCGCGATCATCGAATGGGGCCCCGGCGACGCGGGCGCGCCGCCGCACCGTCACCCCGGCGGACCGTGCTTCGGCTACGTCCTGGAAGGCGAGATGCTCTTCGAGCTGGAAGGTGAAGCGCCGCGGGTCATCAAGGCCGGCGAAGCCTTCTGGGAACCGGGTGGCGACGTCATCCACTACTCCGATGGCAACAACCGCGAAGACGTCCCGCTGCGGTTCCTGGTGACCATGCTGTGCCGCCCGGGCGTCGACATGTTCGTCCTCGTCGATGACGCCGAACTCGAACAACGCAAAGACCGCCGCATCCCGAAAGGACACTGATGAAGATCACCGTTGTGGGCGCCACCGGACAGATTGGCTCCCAGGTTGTGAAATTGCTCTCCGACGCAGGCCATCAGGTCGCCGCGGCGTCGCGGTCGTCAGGGGTGGATGCCGTATCGGGCGATGGTGTGGCGGCCGCGTTCGGCGGCGCCGACGTCATCGTCGACGTCCTCAATTCGCCCAGCTTGGAACCCGGCCCGGCATTGGAATTCTTCACCGGCTCGGCGACCACGCTGCTGTCGGAGGCCAAGACGGCACAGGTGAAGAACTACGTGCTGCTGTCGATTGTCGGCGTGGACGGCATCGAGGCCGACGGCTACTTACGCGGCAAACACCTGCAGGAGGAGCTAGTGGCCACCTCCGGTGTGCCCTACACCATCGTGCGGGCCACCCAGTTCCACGAATTCACCGAAGGCATCGCCGGGTCACTGATGGTCGACGGTGAAGTCCGCGCGCCGGATGCGCTTATCCAGCCCGTCGCCGCGGCCGAGGTCGCCGGCTTCGTCGCCCGGGTTGCCGCCGAGGCGCCTCGCCACGGCGTGCTGAATTTCGGCGGGCCGGAGAAGATGCCGTTCACCGAGATGGCCCGCACCGTCTTCACCCATCAGGGCAAGAATTTGCCCATCACCGTCGACCCACAGGCGACCTATTTCGGCGTTCCCGTCCAGCAGAACAGCCTCGTCACCGACGACGGTGCTGAGCGGGGCAGCACCCGCCTGGTCGATTGGCTGAGTCAACAGTGATCGAAGGCGAGCTGGCAGGCCGCACCGCGCTGGTCACCGGCGGCACCGCCGGCATCGGGCTTGCCACCGCTCGTCGACTGGTGGACGCCGGCGCCTTCGTCGTCGTCACCGGACGTAACCGGGAACGCGGCGAACATGCGCAGGGCGAACTCGGACCGCA encodes the following:
- a CDS encoding NAD(P)/FAD-dependent oxidoreductase yields the protein MTTTVVVVGGGYAGVLAANRLSQRSDTDIVMVNPRPHFVERIRLHQLVAGNDDAVQDYATVLTDRAKLVVDSVTRIDAASRQLHLASGATMGYDYLVYAVGSTAPLPDAVPGARDHAVPLGEYEAAQRLTQRLSDVPLQAPIVVVGGGLTGIEAASEFAEAGRRVTLVTGALGPSLAKGGRRSVAKRLKMLGVNVVENATVTQVHADRITLRDGTDLPSAATVWTAGFGVPNLAAASGLTTDRLGRLLTDETLTSVDDSSIIAAGDAASPSGVPFRMSCQLAMPLASHAADTLLARLEGKKPTNLNPASVGQCISLGRHAGTIQMSHFNDVAMPMHLGGRLAATIKEQVCKGTVSFLIKEARKPGSYFWPKGGKRQQNLQKGAAHV
- a CDS encoding cupin domain-containing protein gives rise to the protein MSEVMERLTKAMTVIQSVTPPIIPQDADAMTAIIEWGPGDAGAPPHRHPGGPCFGYVLEGEMLFELEGEAPRVIKAGEAFWEPGGDVIHYSDGNNREDVPLRFLVTMLCRPGVDMFVLVDDAELEQRKDRRIPKGH
- a CDS encoding SDR family oxidoreductase; the encoded protein is MKITVVGATGQIGSQVVKLLSDAGHQVAAASRSSGVDAVSGDGVAAAFGGADVIVDVLNSPSLEPGPALEFFTGSATTLLSEAKTAQVKNYVLLSIVGVDGIEADGYLRGKHLQEELVATSGVPYTIVRATQFHEFTEGIAGSLMVDGEVRAPDALIQPVAAAEVAGFVARVAAEAPRHGVLNFGGPEKMPFTEMARTVFTHQGKNLPITVDPQATYFGVPVQQNSLVTDDGAERGSTRLVDWLSQQ